Genomic segment of Negativicoccus succinicivorans:
CTATTTACGCATATGGATTTGCATAGCGATCGAAATTTGAGAATATCCGCCAAATACGCACAAAAAAACCGCCGGAAGGCGGTTTTTTATTCGAAATCGCAAACTTGCGCGTCCTCTTTACAATATTTAATCTGCTGACATATACATTTGTCTTTCTCGCGGAAAAGTTGCGGCAAGAAGCGCAACAACTCTTCAAAACGTTCTTCGTTGATCGAATAGCGCGTCCATAAACCTTCGCGACGGGATTTGACGACGCCCGCTTCGACAAGAATTTTCATGTGGTAGCTCAGCGTCGACTGCGAGAGCGAAAAACTCTGCAAAATATCGCAGGCGGATAATTCGCAACAGGAAAGCATGTCGACAATGCGCAGACGAGTTTCATCGCTCAATGCTTTGAAAATATCGGCGTAGGTTTTGTAAGTGAGTTCCATAGTAAATTCCTTTCTGTATCGGTCGCGGGACAACCTTCCAAGACGCGGTCCGCGAGCGTGTTTACGTCGGTGCTCGGCGGAGCCGGCGCCACAGGTACAGCAAGCCTGCTCGGTGCTTACGTGCTGCCTCGCGAGTTTCGGTGCGAAGCGTTTCCGGGGCGCGTTTACCGTTGCACCGCGCCGCATCGGTCAAAATCGTAAATTTCAATCGTGCAATTTTATATTGAAAATATTCTTTATAATACTTTACCCGATTTTGACGGTGTTGTCAAAATTTTCGATATAGCATCGAATTGGTTTATTTTTATGCAATCAAAAGGAGAGCCCGCGGGCTCTCCTTTGAAAAAGGGGGAGATTATTTATAACGCGACGACTTCTTCGTTGACGCGCGCTTCGCGTTCCATTTTTTCCTGCGCGATATTTTTTCCTTCCCACTGATTGACAATGGCGGCGCAGGTCATATCGCCTGTGACGTTCAAGCAGGTGCGGATCATATCCAAAATACGATCGACGCCGGCGACAAGCGCGATGCCTTCCAACGGCAAACCGGTGGTTTGCAAAACCAGCATGAGCATGATCATGCCGGCGCCCGGAACGCCCGCGGTACCGATGGAAGCAAGGGTCGCTGTCAAAATAATCATCAATTGGTGACCGATATCGAGGTTGATGCCGTACACCTGCGCGATGAAGATTGCGCAAACGCCCTGATAAATCGCCGTGCCGTCCATGTTGATGGTCGCGCCCAACGGCAATACGAAACTGGTGATGGATTTATCGATGTTCAAATTTTCTTCGCAGCACTGCATAGACACCGGTAATGTGCCCGAGGAACTCGAAGTGGTAAAGGCCACCGCCATGGCCGGGAAAACGGCGCGGAAAAATGTCAGCGGGTTCAATTTACCCAGCATTCGCACCAAGCCGCCATAAATAACGGCCACATGAATGAGGCTTGCCAACGCCGCCACGCCGATTAATTTCAGCAACGGCAACAGGACCGCCGCGCCGCTTACCGCGACGACCGGCACGATCAGACCGAACACGCCGATCGGCGCAAGCCGCATGATCCACGCGGTGACTTTGTACATCACTTCGGCGAGACCGGTAAAGAAACGCTCCACGACCTGCGCTTTTTGGCCGACGGCGAGGATGCCGCAACCGAAGAGCAGCGCGAAGAAGATAATCTGCAGCATGTTGCCTTCCGCCAGCGCTTTGATCGGATTCGTCGGAATGATACCGAGCAGTACGGATGCGATCGAAGGCGCTTCTTTCACTTTCACGCTGAGTTCACCGGTCGGCAGCACGAAACCCGCGCCGACGCTTAACGCGTTGGCTAGCACCAGACCGAGCGTGACGGCAAAACCGGTCGTCAGCATGTAAAAGCCGAATGCTTTGCCGCCGATCGCGCCGAGGCGTTTGATGTCACCCAAGCCGCACACGCCGACGATCAGCGAGGCGAATACGAGCGGAACGATAATCAATTTAATACAATTCAGGAACAATGTGCCGAGCGGTTTGATCCAAGCGGTCGCGATGGCGGGACTGCCCTGCAACATGAGCCCGACGATAACCCCCAAAATGAGCGCGATGAAAATGCGCGCCGATAAACCTAAGTTTTTCATGTCTTTCTCCCCTTTTCTATTGTTTTATACAGGTATCATTATAAAAAGAAGATACGCGAATAACAATAGCGTATACTGAAAAATACTGTATACATAATTTTGAACGGGGCGAACGTTTAAAAATAATATGCAAAAATATTTTGGAAGAAAATGGGTATTCACTTGTGTTTAGGGGATTTCGTAAAAAATGAATCAGAACAAAACGGAGATAAACCATCTTAATCATTCGTGCTTTGTATACAATATACTTGTGTAGGCAAAAGAAAAATACTTGTGCGTACGAAATAAAGGCGGTTCGTTTGGCGATGTGCGTGACGAGGGCGAATAAGCGCAAGAACTTCTCTTAGGATCGGTCCAAACGGTGTGGAAGCGGATAGGAACGATTGCGCGGCTTGTATTTTCTGTTTGGAGCATGATCGTTTTTATAGAGTATAAACATACGTAAGTCTGCCGAGAAGTGAAAATGGGCACAAAAAAAGAACGCGCTCGCGCGTTCTTTTTTATATGCTTACAGTACGTTGACGAGGTCAATCGTCTGTTCACGATCCGGACCGACGGAAATGATGCCGAGTTTTACGCCGGTGAGTTCAGAAATTTTCGCCAAATATTTCTTGCAGTTTTCCGGCAAGTCTTCGTACTTACGTACGCCGGTGATATCTTCCTGCCAGCCGGGCATTTCCTCATAGACCGGCTCGAGCGTTTCGAGGCGGGTGAGGTCGGCAGGGTACTGCGCGACTTCGTTACCGTTCGAATCGCGGTACGCCTTACCGATTTTAATCGTTTCGAGTTCGTCGAGGATATCCAAACGCGTGATCGCGAGGTAGTCCAAGCTGTTCAGCATCGCGGCATAACGCACGCCAACCGCGTCGAGCCAGCCGCAGCGACGGGGGCGACCGGTGACGGTGCCGTATTCATGCGCGCGTTCGCGTAAATGATCGCCGGTGGCGTCGGTGAGTTCGGTCGGGAAGGGACCAGCGCCGACGCGCGTGCTGTACGCTTTCACCACGCCAAAAATATTTTCCATACGGTGCGGACCGATGCCGGCGCCGATGCAAGCGCCGCCCGCGATCGGGTGCGAGCTCGTGACGAAGGGATAGGTGCCGTGGTCGAGGTCGAGCATGGTCGCCTGCGCGCCTTCAAAGAGCACGCTTTTGCCTTCGCCGATGTAATCATGCACGCTGTAGTTCGTGTCGCGCACGTAGGGGCGCAAACGGTCGGCATATCCGCAATATTCTTCAAACATCGTATCGAAATCAAATTCTTCGACATGGTAGAAATCACGGAACAGGCGGTTTTTCGATGCCAAATTCCAACGTAATTTTTCCGCGAACACATCGCGATCCATAAGATCGGCCATGCGGATGCCGATGCGGTTGACTTTATCGGCGTAGCAGGGGCCGATACCGTTTTTCGTCGTGCCGATTTTCTTCTCGCCTTTGAGCCGTTCTTCCGCTTCGTCAATGCGGTTATGGTACGGGAAAACCACGTGGGCGCGATCGGAAATTTCGAGCGCGGAAACGTCGATTCCTTTTTCAATAATCGAATCGAGTTCGGCGATCAGACCTTTCGGGTCGATGACGACACCGGTGCCGATGACGCATGCTTTGCCCGGGTACATAATGCCGCTCGGCAGCAGACGCAGCGCGAACGCCTGGCCGTCGACGACGACCGTGTGGCCGGCGTTGTTGCCGCCTTGCGAACGTACGACGACATCGGCGCGAGCCGCCAAGTAGTCGACGATTTTACCTTTTCCTTCGTCACCCCATTGAGTGCCGATGACCATTGCTGTAGTCATTAGGTTACATCCTTTCTCTTATAAGCCGAAGCGTGCGAAGACCTCGTCCACGTGCGTCAGCATGGCGTGCGGATCGAAACGGGCGCGAATTTCATCTTCATTTAAATAGCGACGGATATCTTCATCTTTCAACAGATTTTCGAGGAAGTCCTCCCCTTCCAGCCAACGTTTCATCGCGTTGCGCTGTACCCAGCGGTACGCGTCGTCACGCATCGCGCCTTTGTCGACAAGCGCCAAGAGCACGCGCTGGCTGTAGATGAGGCCGCCGGTTTTGTTTAGGTTGGCGCGCATGGTGTCCGGATAAACGAGCAGTTTATCGACGACGCGCGTGAAAATCTGCAGCATGTAGTCCAAGGTGATCGTCGCGTCGGCGAGGATGACACGTTCGACCGAGGAGTGCGAGATGTCGCGTTCATGCCACAGCGCTACGTCTTCGAGCGCCGGAATACTGTAACCGCGCATGACGCGCGCGAGACCGCTGACGCGTTCGCAGGTAATCGGGTTACGTTTGTGCGGCATGGCCGATGAACCTTTTTGTTTCGGCGAGAAATATTCTTCCGCTTCACGAATATCCGTGCGTTGCAGGTTGCGGATTTCGGTGGCGAATTTATCCAGGGAGCTGGCGATGACGGCGAGCGTCGTGATGTAGGCCGCGTGGCGATCGCGCTGCAACACCTGCGTCGAAATCTTGGACGGCGTGAGGCCCAGTTTTTCGCAAACGTATTTTTCTACGAAGGGATCGACGTTGGCGTAGGTTCCGACCGCGCCGGAAATTTTACCGACGGCGATTTCTTCGCGCGCCGTACGCAGACGACGCAGATTGCGTTCCGTCTCATCGTACCAAAGGAGCAATTTCAGACCGAATGTGGTCGGTTCCGCGTGAATGCCGTGCGTCCGGCCGACCATTTCCGTATATTTGAATTCGACGGCGCGGCGGCGCAATACTTCGTGGAACGCTTCCAAGTCTTTGATTAAAAGATCGGTCGCGTCGCAGAGCATCGAGCAGAGCGCGGTGTCCTTGACATCCGTCGAGGTGAGACCCATGTGGATGTATTTAGAATCTTCACCGACGAATTCACCGACGGCGGTTAAAAAGGAAATAATGTCATGGTTGATTTCCGCTTCGATTTCATGAATGCGTTCTATTTTGAAATCCGCTTTTTCACGAATCGTTTTCACGGCTTCTTTCGGAATGACGCCTAACTCCGCTTGCGCTTCACAAGCGTAAATTTCGACATCGAGCATGCGGCGGAATTCGTGTTCTTCCGTCCAAATTTTACCCATTTCGGGTTTCGTATAACGTTCAATCATGTGAATGGCCTCCTTTGGCTTCGGTTTCCCGACGGCGGATCTCGCGACCCACGATGACGCCGGCGACAGATGCCTGAATCAGACCGCGGGTGATACCGGCTCCGTCACCGGCGGCGAAAAAGTTGGGAATCGTCGTTTCTAATTGATCGGATAATTGCAGGCGCGAGGAGTAGAATTTCGCTTCCACGCCGTATAACAGCGTGTGACGCGAATTCGCTCCGGGCGCGACGGCATCCAGTGCTTCAAACATTTCCATAATATCGACCAGATGACGATACGGCAGTACCAGCGAGAGATCGCCGGGCGTCGCCGACGGCATCGTCGGATGGACCAGACCGCGGCGAATCCGTTCGGGCGTCGAACGACGTCCGTCACGTAAATCGCCGAGGCGCTGCACGATCGGGCCGTCGCCCAAAAGATTGGCGAGACGAGCGATCGATTTACCGTACGCGATCGGTTCTTTGAACGGCTGCGTGAAACGTTTTGAAACGAGCAGCGCGAAGTTCGTGTTGGGACTCTTCTTGTGCGCGTAGCTGTGCCCGTTCACCGTCAGCAGGCCGCCGTTGTTTTCCGTGACGACAAAGCCGTTCGGATTCATGCAGAAAGTGCGTACCTGATCGTCAAATGAGCGCGAGAAGTAAAGCAACTTCGACTCGTAAACGATATCGGTAATATGTTGGAAGATTTCCGCGGGCGTTTCGACGCGTACGCCGATATCGACGGCGTTGCTCGAAAGTTCAAGACCGTAATGCTTGGCCTGCGTCACAAACCATTCCGAACCTTCGCGCCCAGGCGCGGCGACGAGGTACTTGGCGCCGATATATTCGTCGCCGACCTTGACGCCTTGCACGCGCCCGCCTTCAAACACGAGCTCGGTCACTTCCGTATCGCAACGGATATCGACTTTACCCGCGAGCGCTTCGCGCATATTTTTCAGAATTTCGACATTGACATCGGTGCCGAGATGGCGAATGCGCGCCGGGATCAGCGCGAGATCGGCGGCGGCCGCGCGCCGTTTCAGCTGCGCGATCGCTTCCGCGTGCTCATCGCCGTAGACTTTGCGATCCGCCCCGCCGTATTGACTGTATACGGCATCGACATAGTCGATCTCTTTTTGCAGGGCGGCCTTGCTCATGAAGTCATCCAAATTGCCGCCGTATTCCGTCGTCAGCGTCAACTTGCCGTCGGAAAACGCGCCGGCGCCGCCCCAGCCGCAAACGATATTGCGGCGGCGTTCTTCGAGCGGCGTCGCGCGATCCGCGTTTTGCGACGCGCGCATGGCGATGTCATGTCCTTTTTCCAGGATTAAGACTTTTTGTCCGGTATCGGCCAGCTCCAGCGCCGTGAAAATTCCGGCGGGTCCGGCGCCGATAATGACCACGTCGTAATCGGCCAAGGAAATCTTCCTTTCTTACTCATAAAAACAGCTCAAAAAAGTGCGGGGACTTTTTTGAGCTCTCTGTTATTTCCCTTTCACATAATACCAGCAGGAAGGTAGACTGTCAATAAATATCGAACAATTTACAAAAGAAATATAAAATCGTTCGCAATTCGGTAAGCGGTTTGTATTTTTCGGATAAAACGGGACGTGCTTGCGGAAATAAAAAACCGGCTTGCGCCGGTTTTAAAATTTAAAATATATGCAAGAGTAACGGAACGAGAAAAGGCGCGATGAGAGCGGTGATGACGCCCATGAAGATCATCGCCACCGACGCCATGACGCCGGCCTTTTCATTCTCTTCGTACGCGCGCGCCGTACCCGTGCCGTGCGCCGTGAACCCGAAGAGCAACCCTTTCAGTAAGGGATTATGAATATTTAAAAACCGAATGATGGCGACTGTCATTAACATGCCGATCACGCCTGTCAAAATAACGAACACCGCGGTGATCGTTTCATTGCCGCCGAGCATCACCGAGACGTTCATCGCCAGCGGCGTCGTGATCGAACGCGGCGCGAGACTCAGCACGTAGCTCTCATCCACGCCGAAGAGATGCACGATACCCATCGTCGTCGTGATCGCGGTGGCGGCCGCGACGATGCCGACAATCGAAAGCTCCGGCAGATATTTTCGGATCAAGTTCTGTTGCCGGTAAAGCGGTACGGCGAAGGCCACCGTCGCCGGTCCCAACAGCCACTGCAATACCGAACCGCCGCCGCGGTATTCTTCATACGGCACGCCCGCAAAAAGCAGCAACGCGACAATCGCGATCGGACATAAGACGAGCGGCATGAACCAAAGCGAACCCGTGCGCAGGTACAACGCTTTGATCAGGTAGTACGCCGCGAGCGTCCCGCAGAGGGAAAGTAGAATCGCTATCATAACCGTTTCCATCCTTTCCGTCGCGCGCGCATTACCAGCACCGTGCACAGCGAAATGATCCACAGCACGATCAAGATGCTGATCGCCACCGCGCCGATCAGTTTTGAACCGAGTACGCCGAATAAATTGGTGTACTGCATGATGCCGACTGCCGGCGGAATAAAGAACAGCAGCAGATCGCGAATTAAAAGATCCGCGCCGTCTTCCACCCATTCCAGCCGCACGATTTTGTATTGGAGCGCGAGAAACAGCAGCGCCATGCCCAAGAGCGCGCCGGGCACCGGCAGGCCGATGGCGCGTACCGCTTGTTCACTCAAATAAAAAATGCCGCTCAAAAGGACGATTTGCCAAGCGGCCCTAAACCACCACATAAAATTCTCCCAAAATAATAAATATATAGTAAAATAAAAGCAATACGACGGCGCAAGGCCTGTCGGATCTATAAAAAACAGTAGACTTATTCTACTCTCTTCATCGGTAAAAGTAAAGGGGAAGCTCATGGAGCTGTTACATTTACAATACTTCAGCGAAGTCGCGCACTGGAAATCCTTCACGCGCGCCTCGCAAAGTCTGCACATCAGCCAGCCGTCGATTTCCAAAGCCATCCGCGCGTTGGAAGAACGTTGGGGCGTGCAACTTTTTCATCGCCAGGGCAAGACGATCGCGCTGACCGATGCGGGCGAAGTCATCTTGCCGAAGGTGGAGGAGTTTCTCGATCAATACTATCGGCTGGAAGCGGACATCGTTTCACCGGAGTTGCGTCGTCAGGGGAAAATCGTCCTCGGCGTCGCGCCGATGGTCGGCACCATTTACCTGCCGGAGCTGCTGCGTGATTTTGCAGCCGCGTATCCTTATCTCGCCATCGAGCTCGTAGAACGTCCGACGGCGGTCGTGGAAGAGCTGTTGGAAAACGGCGCGGTGCATTGCGGCTTTTGCATTGTACCGACGATCAACGGTGATCACGAGACGCTGCTTTTGCCGCGCGAAGAAGTGCACGCGTTTTTGCACAAAGACCATCCGCTCGCGTCGAAAGAAGCGCTTACCATTGAGGATCTCGCTACGACCAAACTCATTACGTTTACGAACGAAACCACCTTGTACCGCAGTATCATCCGCAATTTCCAGGCGCGTGAAATGCGTCCGCAAATCGCCATTCAGGCCTATGAATGGAGTTTGCTCGCGGCCTTCGCCGATGCGAATGTCGGCGTTACCTTATTGCCCGAACCGCTCGGGCGATTCGTGCCGCAACTGTATCCGAATCTCGTGGATCGACCGCTCGTCGACACCGACCTTGCCTGGCGCGCCGCGCTCGTTTGGCAGGATAAACGTTACGCCGGCACCGTCGTCGAACTCTTCGTCGAATTCTTCCGTATGCATCAGGGACTCGACACCGCCGCTTCCGCCGCGCACAAAAAATAATTCGCGCGGCAAAGATCATTGCGAA
This window contains:
- a CDS encoding NAD(P)/FAD-dependent oxidoreductase, with the protein product MADYDVVIIGAGPAGIFTALELADTGQKVLILEKGHDIAMRASQNADRATPLEERRRNIVCGWGGAGAFSDGKLTLTTEYGGNLDDFMSKAALQKEIDYVDAVYSQYGGADRKVYGDEHAEAIAQLKRRAAAADLALIPARIRHLGTDVNVEILKNMREALAGKVDIRCDTEVTELVFEGGRVQGVKVGDEYIGAKYLVAAPGREGSEWFVTQAKHYGLELSSNAVDIGVRVETPAEIFQHITDIVYESKLLYFSRSFDDQVRTFCMNPNGFVVTENNGGLLTVNGHSYAHKKSPNTNFALLVSKRFTQPFKEPIAYGKSIARLANLLGDGPIVQRLGDLRDGRRSTPERIRRGLVHPTMPSATPGDLSLVLPYRHLVDIMEMFEALDAVAPGANSRHTLLYGVEAKFYSSRLQLSDQLETTIPNFFAAGDGAGITRGLIQASVAGVIVGREIRRRETEAKGGHSHD
- a CDS encoding adenylosuccinate synthase — its product is MTTAMVIGTQWGDEGKGKIVDYLAARADVVVRSQGGNNAGHTVVVDGQAFALRLLPSGIMYPGKACVIGTGVVIDPKGLIAELDSIIEKGIDVSALEISDRAHVVFPYHNRIDEAEERLKGEKKIGTTKNGIGPCYADKVNRIGIRMADLMDRDVFAEKLRWNLASKNRLFRDFYHVEEFDFDTMFEEYCGYADRLRPYVRDTNYSVHDYIGEGKSVLFEGAQATMLDLDHGTYPFVTSSHPIAGGACIGAGIGPHRMENIFGVVKAYSTRVGAGPFPTELTDATGDHLRERAHEYGTVTGRPRRCGWLDAVGVRYAAMLNSLDYLAITRLDILDELETIKIGKAYRDSNGNEVAQYPADLTRLETLEPVYEEMPGWQEDITGVRKYEDLPENCKKYLAKISELTGVKLGIISVGPDREQTIDLVNVL
- a CDS encoding LysR family transcriptional regulator encodes the protein MELLHLQYFSEVAHWKSFTRASQSLHISQPSISKAIRALEERWGVQLFHRQGKTIALTDAGEVILPKVEEFLDQYYRLEADIVSPELRRQGKIVLGVAPMVGTIYLPELLRDFAAAYPYLAIELVERPTAVVEELLENGAVHCGFCIVPTINGDHETLLLPREEVHAFLHKDHPLASKEALTIEDLATTKLITFTNETTLYRSIIRNFQAREMRPQIAIQAYEWSLLAAFADANVGVTLLPEPLGRFVPQLYPNLVDRPLVDTDLAWRAALVWQDKRYAGTVVELFVEFFRMHQGLDTAASAAHKK
- the purB gene encoding adenylosuccinate lyase, which encodes MIERYTKPEMGKIWTEEHEFRRMLDVEIYACEAQAELGVIPKEAVKTIREKADFKIERIHEIEAEINHDIISFLTAVGEFVGEDSKYIHMGLTSTDVKDTALCSMLCDATDLLIKDLEAFHEVLRRRAVEFKYTEMVGRTHGIHAEPTTFGLKLLLWYDETERNLRRLRTAREEIAVGKISGAVGTYANVDPFVEKYVCEKLGLTPSKISTQVLQRDRHAAYITTLAVIASSLDKFATEIRNLQRTDIREAEEYFSPKQKGSSAMPHKRNPITCERVSGLARVMRGYSIPALEDVALWHERDISHSSVERVILADATITLDYMLQIFTRVVDKLLVYPDTMRANLNKTGGLIYSQRVLLALVDKGAMRDDAYRWVQRNAMKRWLEGEDFLENLLKDEDIRRYLNEDEIRARFDPHAMLTHVDEVFARFGL
- a CDS encoding ArsR/SmtB family transcription factor, which translates into the protein MELTYKTYADIFKALSDETRLRIVDMLSCCELSACDILQSFSLSQSTLSYHMKILVEAGVVKSRREGLWTRYSINEERFEELLRFLPQLFREKDKCICQQIKYCKEDAQVCDFE
- a CDS encoding CidA/LrgA family protein; this encodes MWWFRAAWQIVLLSGIFYLSEQAVRAIGLPVPGALLGMALLFLALQYKIVRLEWVEDGADLLIRDLLLFFIPPAVGIMQYTNLFGVLGSKLIGAVAISILIVLWIISLCTVLVMRARRKGWKRL
- a CDS encoding dicarboxylate/amino acid:cation symporter gives rise to the protein MKNLGLSARIFIALILGVIVGLMLQGSPAIATAWIKPLGTLFLNCIKLIIVPLVFASLIVGVCGLGDIKRLGAIGGKAFGFYMLTTGFAVTLGLVLANALSVGAGFVLPTGELSVKVKEAPSIASVLLGIIPTNPIKALAEGNMLQIIFFALLFGCGILAVGQKAQVVERFFTGLAEVMYKVTAWIMRLAPIGVFGLIVPVVAVSGAAVLLPLLKLIGVAALASLIHVAVIYGGLVRMLGKLNPLTFFRAVFPAMAVAFTTSSSSGTLPVSMQCCEENLNIDKSITSFVLPLGATINMDGTAIYQGVCAIFIAQVYGINLDIGHQLMIILTATLASIGTAGVPGAGMIMLMLVLQTTGLPLEGIALVAGVDRILDMIRTCLNVTGDMTCAAIVNQWEGKNIAQEKMEREARVNEEVVAL
- a CDS encoding LrgB family protein; the encoded protein is MIAILLSLCGTLAAYYLIKALYLRTGSLWFMPLVLCPIAIVALLLFAGVPYEEYRGGGSVLQWLLGPATVAFAVPLYRQQNLIRKYLPELSIVGIVAAATAITTTMGIVHLFGVDESYVLSLAPRSITTPLAMNVSVMLGGNETITAVFVILTGVIGMLMTVAIIRFLNIHNPLLKGLLFGFTAHGTGTARAYEENEKAGVMASVAMIFMGVITALIAPFLVPLLLHIF